Genomic DNA from Catellatospora sp. TT07R-123:
CGGCTCCACCTTCGGCGTGCCGAACACTGCGACGAGTTCGGGCTCGGTGGCGCCACCCGCGAGCAGCTTCACGCACACGGAGGCGACCTGGTAGAGACCGCTCCAGCCCTTCATTACGAACTGTGACGTCGGACCGCTGAAATAGACACCGTCAGGAATCGGCGCCACATCTACGAACGGACGCAGCGTTAAGGTCACGTGTGTTGCCCCCTACTCGCCACTACGAGATATGCGCCGCTCGCGGCAGCGCAGCGGTGACCCGCCACCGATGCGGCGCCGTGACGCCGACCCCTGACAGGCCGCCGCTCGCGCCTGCCTTCGTGCTGTTCGAACGGTTCAGGTGCTGCGGGCCGCAGGCCTCCGCCAGGCTGGGAACCAGCCCTTCAGAGCGCACTCCGACCCGTCGCTCGACGCAGGCGGCTCGCGCTATTTCTTGGCGAAGTGCTCCATCATCTTGTCCCGGTTGCTTCTCCTCCGGAGATAGTTGAGGGCCTCCGTGCCCGCGCGCACCTCGACCGGGGAGAGATCGGGATGCCAGATGTCGAACAGGAGCACCACGCGCTCACGAGTGTCGTCCGCGATCGCCTCATGCTCGAACGTGTCGTCGAAGACCAGCAGGCCGCCCTCGTCCCACGAGACCCACTCGGTGCCGACGCGGAACCGGGCACCGTCGGCCTTCTTGAGCACGAGGTGCGCGCGCAGGTGGACATTCGTGTATCCCGTGTGCGGGCGGATCGCCGATCCAGGTCGAAGCGTGGAGAAGAACGACATGCCGCAGTCGGCGCCGCCCGGCGTGCCCTCCAGGATCCCCATGGTCTTGGGGAATGACTTGGCCGCCTCCTGCCGGACCCCGCGATGAACCAGCTGGACGGTGTCCCAGCTCCCCTTGGTGAACAGGAAGTCGTCTTTCACCGAGGAGCCGCCGCCTACGAGGTCGCGATTCGCGCGGAACTCGTCCCAAGCACTCTCCCAGGAGGACTGGACCGAGTCCCACCAGGGGATCTCGTCCCTCGACCAGAAGGGCTTGGACTTCAGTCCCCGCACTCCGAAATTCGGGTTCTGACCCGTTTCGGCGATGCCTGCCTCGCCCGCCGCGCTCGCCTCCAGGCCGACGAGGATGCGGGAGATGTCGCTCACATCGACATCGTTGTCCTGCGCCCACCGCTCGACTCGGCTGCGGGCTCCCGAGAAATCTTCCATTTCCAACTCCTCTTAGTCGACGACCCTCATGAGCCGATCCATTCGCTGCCGGTTGATGGCCTCTCGACTGGAGACGAAACCGGTATGGGTCAGCCGCTCGTGCTCGCCCCATGACGCCTCGACCCGCTTGACCGTGTGCGGCGTACCCGCCTGCAGGAACACGATGCGGTTCGGTTTCGGGGCCACCATGGTAGGCATCCCCTTGCTGCCGAGAACGTACTCCTCCACCGAGATAGACCCTGCTTTCGCAGTCAGGCTGACGTGCTCGGCCGGCTCGTCGAGGACTACCAGCTCGCCACCCCAGTCCGGCCGCCATTCCGGGTGGAGGAACAGGACGAACTCGCCTACGCGACCGCCGCCCCAGTCGTTGTGCCAACCCAGGGAACTGCCTTTCGGATACCGCCATACCGCGCTGCTCGCCCGCGCGTCGGACCGCACCATCCACGGCGTTTCGTCACGGGTGAGCTCGGCGAGCACGCTGCCGATATGAGGGACAGCGTCCTCGGAATCGGACGCGTGACTGAAATTGGCGCTTCGCCATGAGCCGTTGTCCGCGCCGCCGATGACCGAGGGGCGGAACTCCATCTCCAGGCTGCGGGCCCAATCACGCGCAGCCGCCAGTGTCGGAGCGTCGAGAAAGTTGTCGACGACGGAGAACCGGCTTCCCTTGTACACCACATCGCCGCTCATATGACTACTCCGTCCTTTTGGGAATGAATCATTCTTGTCCACCCTTCGGCGCGCTCCACGTCATCCGAGAACAGGAAGTCGTCCGGGATCTCCAGCGCGAAGCGGCTGGAGACGAAGACCGCCAGGGAGGTGAGGGCGAGCGAATCGACGCCCAGCTCCCGCAGCGGGCTCGCCGCGAACTGCTCCACCGTCAGCCCGCGAAGGGAGTCCACGTCGCGTGCCAGGACCGCCTGCAGCTCAGTCATGAGATCACGGAATTCCACCTAGATCACCGCCTCTTCTCCGTCGCGTTCGTCGAGCAGCTGGATCAGCGCATCCCAGCGGACCTTCCCCAGATCGGTCGTCGGCAGTTTCGCGATGGTGCGGACCGAGATGGAGTCGTCGATGCTTTTGGCGAGGGAACTTATGAGTGCGAACTGATCCGGCGTCATGGGAGCGCCTTCGATGACGAGCGAGTGCTCCCGGATGCCGCGCTTCGAGTCGAATTCGGCGAATGTCCAGTTCCGCTCGGCTTCGCGAAGCAGGCCGGCCAGATCAGCGAAGTGGCGGTACTGCTCCCGCAGGCGCAGGGACTGCGAGACCCGTCCGACATGCCGGTACCGGCCGTACGACTGCTCGTTGAACAGGTCGGAGAACTCCCACTCGTCGCCTGCGCGAGCTGACGGAACGTCCCCGAGATAGCCGAGGACTCGGTGCGGCATTCGCACGCCGAGCAGCGCCATCTCGCCTCGCCCCGGACTCAGCACCTCGACGCCGCCGACGGGCAGCAGCTCGCCGGACTCGTCACCGCCCAGGACACCGCCCGTTTCGGTGCTCCCGAACCCCGTCACGATCCGGGCCTCCGGCCATAGGCGGTCCCTGCCCGCGACTATCTCCGGCGCGAGACGCCCCGCCCCGCAGAAGACCGCGCCGGGTCGGATGTCGCTCCGTGACCAGTTGCGGATCAACACCAGCAGGGTGCTCGGCGTACCGCCGAGGACGCATGACTCGGTCGCGGCGTCGATGATGCGGCCGGAACGCTCCGGCTCCGCGTGGAGCACCGATCTTCCGTCGAGCATGGCTGCCAGCGTCAAGCCGATACCGAGTGACTGCTCCAGGCGAACGTTGTGCACCAGTGAGTTCGCCGGACTTCCGAGCAGCTCCCGATAGGCCAGCCGCTCCCACCGAAGGGACTCGCTGCCCCGCATCACGATCTTTGCGCGACCGGTCGAGCCGGACGTCTCCTGCAGGAGAGCGCATCCGTCGGGCAGCCCCCACTCGGCGACCGCCCCCTCGATGACATGGCTGCCGCTACCGCCGACCCACTGCCGGCGGTCTCGGGGAGGAACCGGAGCCAGCAGCGGAACAGCCCCGGACGCCCAGCTGAGGAGCACCAGCCCGAGAGCCTTCTCGGACTCCGTCTCACGCACGACGACCACCGCGCCCGGGAGCGTGTCGGCGGCAAGGGTCAGCCCCGCCAGGTCCATCAGCTCCGCTGCGTGACGGCGGTTGTAGGTGGCCCCCGAGGACGCAAGCTCGTCCAAGAGCGAGCTCAAGACGCCACCGCCCTACTCCGGCGAACATCGGCACGGAGCACCGGCACATCCGCTGAAGGAGCGGCCACGAACGCAGTCGACATTACCGTGCAACACCCCATCGGCCAGCGGTGACGATGCCCGTCTCGGTCGCCGCCGCCCTTGCCTCAGGCAATCCGGTGCAAGCATGGGCGACATCCCGATACGGTCTACCAAGCAAATTCAAGATCGTTGACATCAGATGTACAGCGAGCCCCGGCTGCCCATGCCCTCGTTGGCGAGAATGGTCTGCACGTGGTCGGCCATGACGACGAAGCGGTCTTTCCCATAGATCAAGTACTTGTCCTGCGCCGAACCGGTGAAGTTCACCGTCATGACGTTCGCACCGGCTCGAAGGCCTGCCGCCTGGCCGCCCCGCTCGTTCTTCTCGAGAGCGCTCACGGACGGGATCAGGGCGTGCGGGTGCTCGATGCGGGTCAGCGCCAGGAAGTTCAGCGCATCATCGACGCTGCCCGCAGGGGAGACCGAAAGGGGCGTGTTGTCCGCAGGAACGAACGGGCTCACCGAGATCATGTCCGGGTTCATCGAACGCATGAAGACGATCTCGTCGGCGAGCGAGTCGTAGTCCTGGCCAGGAAGACCGGAGATGATGCCGGTCCCCATCTTGAACCCCGCCTCCCGAGCGAGATACCAGTGCTTCATCCGGTCGGACAGCAGCTCTCCCCGATGGAAGTAGTGCAGATCGTCTGAACTGGTCTCATGCTTCAGGATGTACGTCGTCGCCCCCAGCCCGGCGAGCGACTTGTACGTCTCGAAAGAGAGCGACCCCAGGTTCAAGATGATCTCAAGGCGACCACCGAAGGCGTCGATCATCTTCGGGATCGCATCGGCTGCGCGGTCGACCGCTTTGGGCGTCTCGCCGGCCTGGAGCAGCACGACGTCGATTCCCGCGCTGTGGATCGCCTCCGACCGGCGGAGGATCTCATCCGAGGTCATGAAGTACTGGTCGTTGTCCCGGTTATTGCTTCGGCGCATCGGGCAGTATGTGCAGTCGACTCGGCACGGGTTTCCGATCTCGATCACCCCGCGGCGGACGACCTGCCGCCCGAACGACTCGTCACGGATGGCCGCGGCACGCTGGTGGAGGAGTGCTTGCTCCGCACCGCGTGCCGCCAGTCCCGCGAGGATCTCGCTGCGGGTGAGGCGCGTGGCGGTGCGCGTCGTCGACGGTGGTCCTAGCAGTGGCAGCGTCGTCATCTTCATGGCGCCGGGGTTCCTTTCACTTGCGTGTTGATCCAGCGCACTAGACGGTCGGCCAGAGCTCCCTGGGTGTGCAGACCCAGTTCGGTCCAGTTGTGCCCAGCGTTCGGAACAGACCAGTAGTCCACTGTGTGAGAGCTGCGAAGAAGTCCTGTGGCACACTCGCGGGACAGCGCGGGAGGGATCTCGCGGTCGTCGCTTCCGTGGATGAACAGAATTCTGGTGTTCGTCCGCTGGGGCGGGTCGTAGAAGCCGGTGACCTGCTGCAGGATGCTGTAGCAGCCCGCGATGCAGACCAGGGCCGAGAAGGTGTCCGGCTTCGACTCGTGGAGCAGCCGCATCGCCGTTATCGCGCCCATGGAGAACCCGAGCAGAACTCCGCCGGGCACCGCGGACTCCGCGAGTTCATCGATGTTCCAGCAGGGAAACGTGTACCTGCGCTGAGCGAGTCCGGCATAGTGCAGCGCGTCCGACACACTCGGCTTCTTGTCGGCAGTGGGAACATGCCAGGCCACGGAGTCGGTGTTCGTCGCGACATACGCGAATTTGCTCGTGAACGCGTCAGCCGTGTCGCCGGCGCCGTGGAGCGCGAGACCGTGCCTCATGACCCGACCCGGAGGTTCACGATCCCGTGCATCACCGGAACGCGGCTCATGCGCCTTGCTCCCCGGCCTCGGAGGTCGAAGGCCGCGTTGATGTCGAACGCGGGGAGCGCCACCTCGATCTCGTCGATTTCGTCGAGAAGGTGGGCGGGTGGCGTTCCGGGGACCCGCGAGACCGCAGGCCCGGGCAGCCCGTCGGCGCCGAAGGAGGGGTGGGAGACCAGGCAGCGACCATCTCGGACCCAGAGGTCGGCGTCCGTCGGACTCTGCGCCTGCGCAGGGCGAAGACATGCGGCCTGGGGAAGTCGATACCGGTGCAGCGGGGTCGTGGACTGCAACACGCCCAGGAGCCGGGCCATGTTTCCCTCCTGTCCCCGCGTTTCCACCCACACGTGAGCCCGATGGAGACCAGACTGCTCAGCTCGGCCGATGATCGCCTTGGCGAGACGGTAGGTGGGGAATCGCACGTCCTGGTCGAACGCGAAAGCGGCACGCAGATAGACGCACCTGTTCGCCAGCAGAG
This window encodes:
- a CDS encoding 2OG-Fe(II) oxygenase; amino-acid sequence: MSGDVVYKGSRFSVVDNFLDAPTLAAARDWARSLEMEFRPSVIGGADNGSWRSANFSHASDSEDAVPHIGSVLAELTRDETPWMVRSDARASSAVWRYPKGSSLGWHNDWGGGRVGEFVLFLHPEWRPDWGGELVVLDEPAEHVSLTAKAGSISVEEYVLGSKGMPTMVAPKPNRIVFLQAGTPHTVKRVEASWGEHERLTHTGFVSSREAINRQRMDRLMRVVD
- a CDS encoding S9 family peptidase; this encodes MRHGLALHGAGDTADAFTSKFAYVATNTDSVAWHVPTADKKPSVSDALHYAGLAQRRYTFPCWNIDELAESAVPGGVLLGFSMGAITAMRLLHESKPDTFSALVCIAGCYSILQQVTGFYDPPQRTNTRILFIHGSDDREIPPALSRECATGLLRSSHTVDYWSVPNAGHNWTELGLHTQGALADRLVRWINTQVKGTPAP
- a CDS encoding AMP-binding protein — protein: MSSLLDELASSGATYNRRHAAELMDLAGLTLAADTLPGAVVVVRETESEKALGLVLLSWASGAVPLLAPVPPRDRRQWVGGSGSHVIEGAVAEWGLPDGCALLQETSGSTGRAKIVMRGSESLRWERLAYRELLGSPANSLVHNVRLEQSLGIGLTLAAMLDGRSVLHAEPERSGRIIDAATESCVLGGTPSTLLVLIRNWSRSDIRPGAVFCGAGRLAPEIVAGRDRLWPEARIVTGFGSTETGGVLGGDESGELLPVGGVEVLSPGRGEMALLGVRMPHRVLGYLGDVPSARAGDEWEFSDLFNEQSYGRYRHVGRVSQSLRLREQYRHFADLAGLLREAERNWTFAEFDSKRGIREHSLVIEGAPMTPDQFALISSLAKSIDDSISVRTIAKLPTTDLGKVRWDALIQLLDERDGEEAVI
- a CDS encoding radical SAM protein — translated: MKMTTLPLLGPPSTTRTATRLTRSEILAGLAARGAEQALLHQRAAAIRDESFGRQVVRRGVIEIGNPCRVDCTYCPMRRSNNRDNDQYFMTSDEILRRSEAIHSAGIDVVLLQAGETPKAVDRAADAIPKMIDAFGGRLEIILNLGSLSFETYKSLAGLGATTYILKHETSSDDLHYFHRGELLSDRMKHWYLAREAGFKMGTGIISGLPGQDYDSLADEIVFMRSMNPDMISVSPFVPADNTPLSVSPAGSVDDALNFLALTRIEHPHALIPSVSALEKNERGGQAAGLRAGANVMTVNFTGSAQDKYLIYGKDRFVVMADHVQTILANEGMGSRGSLYI
- a CDS encoding aspartyl/asparaginyl beta-hydroxylase domain-containing protein, whose product is MEDFSGARSRVERWAQDNDVDVSDISRILVGLEASAAGEAGIAETGQNPNFGVRGLKSKPFWSRDEIPWWDSVQSSWESAWDEFRANRDLVGGGSSVKDDFLFTKGSWDTVQLVHRGVRQEAAKSFPKTMGILEGTPGGADCGMSFFSTLRPGSAIRPHTGYTNVHLRAHLVLKKADGARFRVGTEWVSWDEGGLLVFDDTFEHEAIADDTRERVVLLFDIWHPDLSPVEVRAGTEALNYLRRRSNRDKMMEHFAKK
- a CDS encoding acyl carrier protein — its product is MTELQAVLARDVDSLRGLTVEQFAASPLRELGVDSLALTSLAVFVSSRFALEIPDDFLFSDDVERAEGWTRMIHSQKDGVVI